Proteins from one Catenuloplanes atrovinosus genomic window:
- a CDS encoding regulatory protein RecX: MAGRRGARSGRGWDAAPPRTRRSPGAKPEEFESFGHSGSSGESVSDGEKPAPKPRDEAEVAREICLRQLATRPRTRAELAAALTKREISAEVIDSVLARYDEVGMIDDAAFAREWVTTRHRGRGLARRALADELRRRGVDAETAGAALDELDPETEEETAFALAARKVRVARGEPDAVFRRVVGMLARKGYPAGLAIRAVKAAMEAQAAETDNLDDGYAELVDQIDPDAMADAARGDTDPL; this comes from the coding sequence ATGGCAGGCCGACGCGGAGCGCGCTCGGGGCGGGGCTGGGACGCAGCGCCGCCCCGGACGCGCCGCTCCCCGGGTGCGAAGCCGGAGGAGTTCGAGTCGTTCGGGCACTCGGGGTCGTCCGGGGAGTCCGTCTCCGACGGTGAGAAGCCCGCGCCGAAGCCGCGCGACGAGGCTGAGGTGGCCCGCGAGATCTGCCTGCGCCAGCTCGCCACCCGGCCGCGTACCCGTGCGGAGCTGGCGGCGGCGCTGACCAAGCGGGAGATCTCCGCGGAGGTGATCGACTCCGTCCTCGCGCGCTACGACGAGGTCGGCATGATCGACGACGCGGCCTTCGCCCGTGAGTGGGTGACCACCCGGCATCGCGGCCGTGGTCTCGCTCGCCGCGCGCTGGCCGACGAACTGCGCCGCCGCGGCGTCGATGCGGAGACCGCCGGTGCCGCGCTCGACGAGCTCGATCCGGAGACGGAGGAGGAGACCGCCTTCGCCCTGGCCGCCCGCAAGGTCCGCGTGGCCCGCGGCGAGCCGGACGCGGTGTTCCGCCGCGTGGTGGGCATGCTGGCCCGCAAGGGCTACCCGGCGGGCCTGGCGATCCGCGCGGTCAAGGCGGCGATGGAGGCGCAGGCGGCCGAGACCGACAACCTCGACGACGGATACGCCGAACTTGTCGACCAGATCGACCCGGACGCGATGGCGGATGCGGCCAGGGGCGACACGGACCCGCTCTGA
- the rny gene encoding ribonuclease Y, with protein sequence MTALYVGLIGVVVLLVVLGAVGFTYLLRVMRSLQPVTPAKPAEDDPAFLAQKDKQERSLAKLQTAAAEATSAVEEAKNETAAARTDAAAARAEASAARAEARRVLDAAHAEADTILDRAHRQAEADAEQVRAAARRSGEREVALLNATVKEQAAEVERRAARIDERERQHTEELDRLIERERRLAARESDLAARESSLIEREAAVTAAEEVRQRELERVAGLTADAAKAEVVETIEAQAKREAAILIRDIENDARNTAEDRARHLVVDAIQRVASEQTAESVVSVLHLPSDEMKGRIIGREGRNIRAFESVTGVNLIIDDTPEAVLLSCFDPVRREIGRLTLDKLVLDGRIHPHRIEEVFETAKDEVERLCVRAAEDALVEVGITDIHPELRTYLGRLRYRTSYGQNVLKHLVETAHIAGVMAAELKLDVPTIKRCAFLHDIGKALTHEVEGSHALIGADLARKYGESEDVVHAIEAHHNEVAPQTIEAVLTQASDACSGGRPGARRESLEAYVKRLERIEEIAGGKLGVDKVFAMQAGREIRVMVRPDDIDDIAAAVLARDVAKQIEEELTYPGQIRVTVVRESRVTEIAR encoded by the coding sequence ATGACGGCGCTGTACGTGGGGCTGATCGGCGTCGTGGTCCTGCTGGTCGTGCTGGGGGCGGTCGGTTTCACCTACCTTCTCCGCGTCATGCGCAGCCTGCAACCGGTTACCCCCGCGAAGCCCGCCGAGGACGATCCCGCGTTCCTCGCGCAGAAGGACAAGCAGGAGCGCTCGCTCGCCAAGCTGCAGACCGCCGCCGCCGAGGCCACCTCCGCGGTGGAGGAGGCGAAGAACGAGACGGCCGCCGCCCGTACCGACGCGGCAGCCGCCCGTGCCGAGGCCAGCGCGGCTCGCGCCGAGGCGCGGCGCGTGCTGGACGCGGCGCACGCGGAGGCGGACACGATCCTGGACCGGGCGCACCGGCAGGCCGAGGCCGACGCGGAGCAGGTCCGGGCGGCGGCGCGGCGCAGCGGTGAGCGCGAGGTCGCGCTGCTCAACGCCACCGTCAAGGAGCAGGCCGCGGAGGTCGAGCGCCGCGCGGCCCGGATCGACGAGCGGGAACGTCAGCACACCGAGGAGCTGGACCGGCTGATCGAGCGCGAGCGTCGGCTGGCCGCGCGGGAGAGCGATCTCGCGGCCCGGGAGAGCTCGCTGATCGAGCGCGAGGCCGCGGTCACCGCGGCCGAGGAGGTGCGCCAGCGCGAGCTGGAGCGCGTCGCCGGCCTCACCGCGGACGCGGCCAAGGCCGAGGTGGTCGAGACGATCGAGGCGCAGGCGAAGCGCGAGGCCGCGATCCTGATCCGCGACATCGAGAACGACGCCCGCAACACCGCCGAGGATCGCGCCCGTCACCTGGTGGTCGACGCGATCCAGCGGGTGGCCAGCGAGCAGACCGCGGAGAGCGTGGTCAGCGTGCTGCACCTGCCCAGCGACGAGATGAAGGGCCGGATCATCGGCCGCGAGGGGCGCAACATCCGCGCGTTCGAGTCGGTCACCGGCGTCAACCTGATCATCGACGACACGCCCGAGGCCGTACTCCTCTCCTGCTTCGACCCGGTCCGCCGCGAGATCGGCCGTCTCACGCTGGACAAGCTCGTGCTGGACGGCCGCATCCACCCGCACCGCATCGAGGAGGTCTTCGAGACCGCCAAGGACGAGGTCGAGCGCCTCTGCGTGCGCGCGGCCGAGGATGCGCTGGTCGAGGTCGGCATCACGGACATCCATCCGGAGCTGCGCACCTACCTGGGCCGGCTGCGCTACCGCACCAGCTACGGGCAGAACGTGCTCAAGCACCTGGTCGAGACCGCGCACATCGCCGGCGTGATGGCCGCGGAGCTGAAGCTGGACGTACCCACGATCAAGCGCTGCGCGTTCCTGCACGACATCGGCAAGGCGCTCACCCACGAGGTCGAGGGCAGCCACGCGCTGATCGGCGCGGACCTGGCCCGTAAGTACGGCGAGTCCGAGGACGTCGTCCACGCGATCGAGGCGCACCACAACGAGGTCGCGCCGCAGACCATCGAGGCCGTCCTCACCCAGGCCTCGGACGCCTGCTCCGGCGGCCGTCCCGGCGCGCGCCGGGAGAGCCTGGAGGCCTACGTCAAGCGCCTGGAGCGGATCGAGGAGATCGCCGGCGGCAAGCTCGGCGTCGACAAGGTCTTCGCCATGCAGGCCGGCCGCGAGATCCGCGTCATGGTCCGCCCCGACGACATCGACGACATCGCCGCCGCCGTCCTCGCCCGCGACGTGGCCAAGCAGATCGAGGAGGAGCTGACCTACCCCGGCCAGATCCGCGTCACGGTCGTTCGCGAGTCCCGCGTCACCGAGATCGCCCGCTGA
- a CDS encoding amino acid ABC transporter permease — protein sequence MSTDAVLYDHPGPRARIRNWILTAVFGAGLLALFYWIYLKFDEKGQWAATLWKPFLEQSTWVDFILPGLQQTLSAALVAMVLSLTFGVLFAVGRLSDHWWVRVPAGIVVEFFRAVPLLLLIFFIFFGLPYVIEDLRMEAFWAVVAGLTLYNGSVLAEAFRAGVQAVPRGQSEAAYGIGMRKNQVMRYILIPQAARAMLPVIVSQLVVLVKDTALGYIISFPELLQLGVNVLSANYANVVAAAIVVAIIYIIINSLLTALAGWVDRLTRRRGIRVPRTSANPGQTGVQPTAAAQNTTVSSGLGGG from the coding sequence ATGAGTACCGACGCGGTCCTCTACGACCACCCCGGCCCGCGCGCGCGGATCCGCAACTGGATCCTCACCGCGGTCTTCGGCGCCGGGCTGCTGGCGCTGTTCTACTGGATCTACCTGAAGTTCGACGAGAAGGGCCAGTGGGCGGCCACGCTCTGGAAGCCGTTCCTGGAGCAGAGCACCTGGGTCGACTTCATCCTGCCGGGCCTGCAGCAGACGCTCAGCGCCGCGCTGGTCGCCATGGTGCTGTCGCTGACGTTCGGCGTGCTGTTCGCGGTCGGCCGGCTCTCCGACCACTGGTGGGTACGCGTGCCGGCCGGCATCGTGGTCGAGTTCTTCCGTGCCGTACCGCTGCTGCTGTTGATCTTCTTCATCTTCTTCGGCCTGCCGTACGTCATCGAGGACCTCCGGATGGAGGCGTTCTGGGCGGTCGTCGCCGGCCTGACGCTCTACAACGGCTCCGTGCTCGCGGAGGCGTTCCGGGCCGGCGTGCAGGCCGTGCCGCGCGGCCAGTCCGAAGCGGCGTACGGCATCGGCATGCGCAAGAACCAGGTCATGCGGTACATCCTGATCCCGCAGGCCGCGCGCGCCATGCTCCCGGTGATCGTGAGCCAGCTGGTCGTCCTGGTGAAGGACACCGCGCTCGGCTACATCATCTCCTTCCCGGAGCTGCTCCAGCTCGGCGTCAACGTGCTCTCCGCCAACTACGCCAACGTGGTGGCCGCGGCGATCGTGGTCGCGATCATCTACATCATCATCAATTCCCTGCTCACCGCGCTGGCGGGCTGGGTGGACCGGCTCACCCGGCGACGCGGCATTCGCGTGCCGCGCACGTCGGCCAACCCGGGCCAGACCGGCGTCCAGCCCACGGCCGCCGCCCAGAACACCACGGTCTCCAGCGGCCTCGGCGGCGGCTGA
- a CDS encoding amino acid ABC transporter permease codes for MDFLSDPDNVDLYLTGFSWILRLTGAGALGALVLGVILAGMRVSPVPVLRAFGAGWVNTFRNTPLTLIIFFCYFGLYSTLGLTLDSEDIALNNFWLGVLGLSVYTAAFVCEAIRSGINTVPPGQAEAARALGLSFFQVLRIIVLPQAGRAVIAPLGSIFIALAKNSTIVGTIGLAESSSAMKTMIETYSSQTILIFLLFAGTFAAVLIPTGYFFGWLANRLAVKR; via the coding sequence ATGGATTTCCTGAGCGATCCCGACAATGTGGATCTGTACCTCACCGGCTTCAGCTGGATCCTCCGCCTCACCGGCGCGGGCGCGCTCGGCGCACTCGTCCTCGGCGTGATCCTGGCCGGCATGCGCGTCTCCCCCGTCCCGGTGCTGCGCGCCTTCGGGGCGGGCTGGGTCAACACCTTCCGGAACACGCCGCTCACGCTGATCATCTTCTTCTGCTACTTCGGGCTGTACTCGACGCTGGGCCTGACGCTCGACAGCGAGGACATCGCGCTCAACAACTTCTGGCTGGGCGTGCTCGGCCTCTCCGTCTACACGGCCGCGTTCGTCTGCGAGGCGATCCGCTCCGGCATCAACACGGTGCCGCCGGGCCAGGCGGAGGCGGCGCGCGCGCTCGGGCTGTCGTTCTTCCAGGTGCTGCGGATCATCGTGCTGCCGCAGGCGGGCCGCGCGGTGATCGCGCCGCTGGGCAGCATCTTCATCGCGCTGGCGAAGAACTCGACGATCGTCGGCACGATCGGGCTCGCCGAGTCGTCGTCGGCCATGAAGACCATGATCGAGACGTACAGCAGCCAGACGATCCTCATCTTCCTGCTCTTCGCCGGCACGTTCGCGGCGGTCCTGATCCCCACCGGCTACTTCTTCGGCTGGCTCGCGAACCGACTGGCGGTGAAGCGCTGA
- a CDS encoding glutamate ABC transporter substrate-binding protein gives MRFSRIAAVATAAVLAMSAAACGGGDGGDAGSGGSADGVIGKAASGKLIIGVKGDQPGLGLQTGTTYEGFDIEIGKIVAKGLGLDPSKVEWKTTASANRESFIEQGQVDIVIATYTINDDRKKRVAFAGPYYEAGQDLLVKADNTDITGPESLAGKKVCSVTGSTPAKRIKSDYPDAQLQEFDTYSKCVTALDGGQVDAVTTDDIILAGYAAQSQYAGKLKVIGKPFSKEPYGIAVKKTDTAGCAKINEILKAAATDGTYKTAWDTTLGKSGTPAKDLAVASLTNCPA, from the coding sequence ATGCGATTTTCGCGGATTGCGGCGGTTGCCACGGCAGCGGTCCTCGCGATGTCCGCGGCCGCCTGCGGCGGTGGGGACGGCGGCGACGCCGGCAGTGGCGGTTCCGCCGACGGCGTGATCGGCAAGGCCGCGTCCGGCAAGCTGATCATCGGCGTCAAGGGTGACCAGCCGGGCCTCGGCCTGCAGACCGGCACCACGTACGAGGGCTTCGACATCGAGATCGGCAAGATCGTGGCGAAGGGCCTCGGCCTGGACCCGTCGAAGGTGGAGTGGAAGACCACCGCGTCGGCCAACCGTGAGTCCTTCATCGAGCAGGGCCAGGTCGACATCGTGATCGCCACCTACACGATCAACGACGACCGCAAGAAGCGCGTCGCGTTCGCCGGGCCGTACTACGAGGCCGGCCAGGACCTGCTGGTCAAGGCGGACAACACGGACATCACCGGGCCGGAGTCGCTGGCCGGCAAGAAGGTCTGCTCCGTCACCGGCTCCACCCCGGCCAAGCGGATCAAGAGCGACTACCCGGACGCGCAGCTGCAGGAGTTCGACACCTACTCCAAGTGCGTCACCGCACTGGACGGTGGCCAGGTGGACGCGGTGACCACCGACGACATCATCCTCGCCGGGTACGCGGCGCAGTCGCAGTACGCGGGCAAGCTGAAGGTCATCGGCAAGCCGTTCAGCAAGGAGCCGTACGGCATCGCGGTGAAGAAGACCGACACCGCGGGCTGCGCGAAGATCAACGAGATCCTCAAGGCCGCGGCGACCGACGGTACGTACAAGACCGCGTGGGACACCACGCTCGGCAAGAGCGGCACGCCGGCGAAGGACCTGGCCGTCGCCTCGCTGACCAACTGCCCTGCCTGA
- a CDS encoding amino acid ABC transporter ATP-binding protein, with protein MAEGEPLIVLDRVNKHFGPLHVLQDVSLSIDRGEVVVVIGPSGSGKSTLCRTINRLEPINSGTITFDGQELPAEGRALARLRSDVGMVFQSFNLFAHKTILENVTLGPIKVRKEKPAEARERAMALLDRVGIANQADKYPAMLSGGQQQRAAIARALAMRPKAMLFDEPTSALDPEMVGEVLDVMTSLAAEGMTMVVVTHEMGFARHAANRVVFMADGQLVEQAAPAEFFANPTSDRAKDFLSKILTH; from the coding sequence GTGGCAGAAGGCGAGCCGCTCATCGTGCTGGACCGGGTGAACAAGCACTTCGGGCCGTTGCACGTGCTGCAGGACGTCAGTCTCTCGATCGACCGGGGCGAGGTCGTCGTGGTGATCGGTCCTTCGGGCTCCGGGAAGTCGACGCTCTGCCGCACGATCAACCGGCTCGAGCCGATCAACTCCGGCACCATCACGTTCGACGGGCAGGAGCTGCCCGCGGAGGGCCGCGCGCTGGCACGGCTGCGCAGCGACGTGGGCATGGTGTTCCAGTCGTTCAACCTCTTCGCGCACAAGACGATCCTGGAGAACGTGACGCTCGGGCCGATCAAGGTCCGCAAGGAGAAGCCGGCGGAGGCCCGTGAGCGCGCGATGGCGCTGCTCGACCGCGTCGGCATCGCGAACCAGGCGGACAAGTACCCGGCGATGCTCTCCGGCGGGCAGCAGCAGCGCGCCGCGATCGCGCGCGCACTGGCCATGCGCCCGAAGGCGATGCTCTTCGACGAGCCCACCAGCGCGCTCGACCCGGAGATGGTCGGCGAGGTGCTGGACGTGATGACGTCGCTGGCCGCCGAGGGCATGACCATGGTCGTGGTCACGCACGAGATGGGCTTCGCGCGGCACGCGGCCAACCGGGTCGTGTTCATGGCGGACGGCCAGCTGGTCGAGCAGGCGGCACCGGCGGAGTTCTTCGCCAACCCCACGAGCGACCGGGCCAAGGACTTCCTGTCGAAGATCCTGACCCACTGA
- the miaB gene encoding tRNA (N6-isopentenyl adenosine(37)-C2)-methylthiotransferase MiaB, which translates to MAMTTAATSAPSEARTYEVRTYGCQMNVHDSERISGLLEAAGYVRAPQDADPDVVVFNTCAVRENADNRLYGNLGHLRPVKDSRPGMQIAVGGCLAQKDRGDIVAKAPWVDVVFGTHNIGSLPALLERARHNADAEVEILESLEVFPSTLPTRRESTYAGWVSISVGCNNTCTFCIVPSLRGKERDRRPGDVLSEVRALVAEGVLEVTLLGQNVNSYGVEFGDRYAFGKLLRATGEIEGLERVRFTSPHPKDFTDDVIAAMAETPNVCHSLHMPLQSGSDAMLKSMRRSYRQERYLGIIEKVRAAMPDAAITTDIIVGFPGETEADFQATLDVVREARFSSAFTFQYSKRPGTPAATMDSQVPKDVVKERYGRLMEVVEEITWAENRAQVGREVELLVAVGEGRKDERTGRMSGRARDGRLVHFNTGDLGAAIRPGDIVHTEITYAAPHHLNADGTPLGHRRTRAGDAWAAGRTPRTPGVNLGLPTIGVPAPLPVQAAACQTH; encoded by the coding sequence ATCGCCATGACTACCGCAGCCACTTCCGCACCGTCCGAGGCCCGCACCTACGAGGTGCGCACCTACGGCTGCCAGATGAACGTGCACGATTCGGAGCGCATATCCGGCCTGCTCGAGGCGGCCGGTTACGTGCGCGCGCCGCAGGACGCCGACCCCGATGTGGTCGTCTTCAACACCTGCGCCGTCCGGGAGAACGCGGACAACCGCCTCTACGGAAACCTCGGCCACCTGCGCCCGGTCAAGGACTCCCGCCCCGGCATGCAGATCGCGGTCGGCGGCTGCCTCGCGCAGAAGGACCGCGGTGACATCGTGGCCAAGGCGCCCTGGGTCGACGTGGTCTTCGGCACGCACAACATCGGCTCGCTGCCCGCGCTGCTGGAGCGCGCCCGGCACAACGCCGACGCCGAGGTGGAGATCCTGGAGTCGCTGGAGGTCTTCCCCTCCACGCTGCCCACCCGCCGCGAGTCGACGTACGCCGGCTGGGTGTCGATCTCGGTCGGCTGCAACAACACCTGCACGTTCTGCATCGTCCCGTCGCTGCGCGGCAAGGAGCGGGACCGCCGCCCCGGCGACGTGCTCTCCGAGGTGCGCGCGCTGGTCGCGGAGGGCGTGCTGGAGGTGACGCTGCTCGGGCAGAACGTCAACTCCTACGGCGTCGAGTTCGGCGACCGCTACGCGTTCGGCAAGCTGCTGCGCGCCACCGGCGAGATCGAGGGCCTGGAGCGGGTCCGGTTCACCAGCCCGCACCCGAAGGACTTCACCGACGACGTGATCGCCGCGATGGCCGAGACGCCGAACGTGTGCCACTCGCTGCACATGCCGTTGCAGTCCGGTTCCGACGCGATGCTCAAGTCGATGCGCCGTTCGTACCGGCAGGAGCGCTACCTCGGCATCATCGAGAAGGTGCGCGCCGCCATGCCGGACGCCGCGATCACCACGGACATCATCGTCGGCTTCCCCGGCGAGACCGAGGCCGACTTCCAGGCCACGCTCGACGTGGTCCGCGAGGCCCGCTTCTCCAGCGCGTTCACGTTCCAGTACTCGAAGCGCCCCGGCACCCCCGCCGCCACCATGGACTCCCAGGTGCCGAAGGACGTGGTCAAGGAGCGCTACGGCCGCCTGATGGAGGTCGTCGAGGAGATCACCTGGGCGGAGAACCGCGCGCAGGTCGGCCGCGAGGTCGAGCTGCTGGTCGCGGTCGGCGAGGGCCGCAAGGACGAGCGCACCGGCCGGATGTCCGGCCGCGCCCGCGACGGCCGCCTGGTCCACTTCAACACCGGCGACCTCGGCGCCGCGATCCGCCCCGGCGACATCGTGCACACCGAGATCACCTACGCCGCACCGCACCACCTCAACGCGGACGGCACCCCCCTCGGCCACCGCCGCACCCGCGCCGGCGACGCCTGGGCCGCCGGCCGCACCCCCCGCACCCCCGGCGTCAACCTCGGCCTCCCCACCATCGGGGTCCCGGCACCGCTGCCGGTCCAGGCCGCGGCCTGCCAGACCCACTGA
- a CDS encoding DUF349 domain-containing protein — MSDWTAYGRVDADGTVYCKTADGERVVGSWQAGTPEEGLAHFARRFADKVTEVDLIEARLKSGAADPAHSLSSVKKLRAELTEAHVVGDVDGLAARLDRLATLAEESATAAKAAKETARNEAQARKVALVEEAEKIAAESTGWKAAGDRLKEILDEWKTIRGIDKKTDGELWKRFAAARDGFTRRRGAHFATLDGQRKQAQTAKEELVKEAESLSGSEDWADTAARLKDLMAQWKAAPRASKEAEQRLWDRFRAAQDAFFSRRSEVFSARDAELKGNLERKQALLAEAEAVDVDADPKGAQNKLREIQGQWHDIGRVPRENMASLDRRMRAVEDKLRQAMDSAWRRTEPSANPLLAQMRDQVAEAEQRLERAKASGDAKRIREAEKALAGKQQFLKLAEQAG, encoded by the coding sequence ATGAGCGACTGGACCGCCTACGGTCGGGTGGACGCCGACGGCACGGTCTACTGCAAGACCGCCGACGGCGAGCGCGTGGTCGGATCCTGGCAGGCGGGCACGCCCGAGGAGGGCCTCGCCCACTTCGCGCGACGCTTCGCCGACAAGGTCACCGAGGTCGACCTCATCGAGGCGCGGCTGAAGTCCGGCGCGGCCGACCCGGCGCACTCGCTGAGCAGCGTGAAGAAGCTTCGCGCCGAGCTGACCGAGGCGCACGTGGTCGGCGACGTCGACGGGCTCGCGGCCCGCCTCGACCGGCTGGCCACGCTCGCCGAGGAGAGCGCCACCGCGGCCAAGGCCGCGAAGGAGACCGCTCGGAACGAGGCGCAGGCCCGCAAGGTCGCGCTGGTCGAGGAGGCGGAGAAGATCGCCGCCGAGTCGACCGGGTGGAAGGCCGCGGGCGACCGCCTCAAGGAGATCCTCGACGAGTGGAAGACCATCCGCGGGATCGACAAGAAGACCGACGGCGAGCTGTGGAAGCGGTTCGCGGCCGCGCGCGACGGGTTCACCCGGCGCCGGGGCGCGCACTTCGCCACGCTGGACGGGCAGCGCAAGCAGGCGCAGACCGCCAAGGAGGAGCTGGTCAAGGAGGCGGAGTCGCTCTCCGGCTCCGAGGACTGGGCCGACACCGCCGCCCGGCTGAAGGACCTGATGGCCCAGTGGAAGGCCGCGCCCCGCGCCTCCAAGGAGGCCGAGCAGCGGCTGTGGGACCGGTTCCGCGCCGCGCAGGACGCGTTCTTCTCCCGCCGCAGCGAGGTCTTCTCCGCCCGCGACGCCGAACTCAAGGGCAACCTGGAGCGCAAGCAGGCGCTGCTGGCCGAGGCCGAGGCGGTCGACGTCGACGCCGACCCCAAGGGCGCGCAGAACAAGCTCCGCGAGATCCAGGGCCAGTGGCACGACATCGGCCGCGTCCCCCGGGAGAACATGGCGAGTCTCGACCGCCGCATGCGCGCCGTGGAGGACAAGCTCCGCCAGGCCATGGACTCCGCCTGGCGCCGCACCGAGCCGTCCGCCAACCCGCTGCTCGCCCAGATGCGCGACCAGGTCGCCGAGGCCGAGCAGCGCCTCGAGCGCGCCAAGGCCTCCGGCGACGCCAAGCGCATCCGCGAGGCGGAGAAGGCCCTCGCCGGCAAGCAGCAGTTCCTCAAGCTCGCCGAACAGGCCGGCTGA
- the miaA gene encoding tRNA (adenosine(37)-N6)-dimethylallyltransferase MiaA, whose amino-acid sequence MSSPPASRVFPRTGRVVAVVGPTAAGKSDLSIALAEALGGEVVNADSMQLYRGMDIGTAKLTPEERRGVPHHLLDIWDVTEPAAVAEYQSLARAAIDDILTRGRVPLLVGGSGLYVQAVLEEFSFPGTSPALRESLEAELAVVGPAALHDRLRVLDPAAAESILPSNGRRIVRALEVIELTGRPFTASLPTAPRPYYDSVRIGVDRDTAELDARIARRVDLMWERGLVAEVAGLLPRGLREGRTASRALGYQQAIDQLDGVCTEAQARERTTAATRRFVRRQRSWFRRDASVRWLDGGAAGLVPEALRLVDLPVGAE is encoded by the coding sequence GTGTCGTCACCCCCCGCATCCAGGGTCTTCCCCCGTACGGGTCGTGTCGTGGCCGTGGTCGGCCCGACCGCGGCCGGAAAGTCGGATCTCAGCATCGCGCTGGCCGAGGCGCTCGGGGGAGAGGTGGTCAACGCGGACTCCATGCAGCTCTACCGCGGCATGGACATCGGCACGGCCAAGCTCACGCCCGAGGAGCGGCGCGGCGTGCCGCACCACCTGCTGGACATCTGGGACGTCACCGAGCCCGCCGCCGTCGCGGAGTACCAGTCGCTGGCCCGCGCCGCGATCGACGACATCCTGACCCGGGGCCGGGTGCCGCTGCTGGTCGGTGGCTCCGGCCTGTACGTCCAGGCCGTCCTGGAGGAGTTCTCCTTCCCGGGTACGTCACCCGCGCTACGTGAGTCGCTGGAGGCGGAGCTCGCCGTGGTCGGCCCGGCCGCGCTGCACGACCGGCTGCGCGTGCTCGACCCGGCCGCGGCGGAGTCGATCCTGCCCAGCAACGGCCGGCGGATCGTGCGCGCGCTGGAGGTGATCGAACTGACCGGCCGGCCGTTCACCGCGTCGCTGCCCACCGCGCCCCGGCCGTACTACGACAGCGTGCGGATCGGCGTCGACCGGGACACCGCGGAGCTGGACGCGCGCATCGCCCGGCGGGTGGACCTGATGTGGGAGCGCGGCCTGGTCGCGGAGGTCGCCGGCCTGCTTCCGCGCGGGCTGCGCGAGGGCCGGACCGCGAGCCGCGCGCTCGGCTACCAGCAGGCGATCGACCAGCTCGACGGCGTCTGCACCGAGGCGCAGGCGCGGGAGCGCACCACGGCCGCGACCCGCCGCTTCGTCCGCCGCCAGCGCTCCTGGTTCCGCCGCGACGCGTCCGTGCGCTGGCTGGACGGCGGCGCGGCCGGGCTCGTACCGGAGGCCCTGCGGTTGGTGGATCTTCCGGTGGGTGCGGAATGA
- the dapF gene encoding diaminopimelate epimerase yields MQFTKGHGAGNDFVILEDPDGRLALTPELVAALCDRHRGIGGDGVLRVIRTAKHPDAVGRAADAEWFMDYWNADGSIAEMCGNGVRVFARYLAGSGLAGTGSFPILTRAGLVRAVIDGDTIAVDMPTPRLGAAGTATIAQLTLPGTAVDVGNPHLVSVLPDSIDLDSLDLTRAPVVDPALFPAGVNVEFVTPLPPLDGFDRHVRMRVHERGSGETLACGSGALAVAAVVLHDAGLAVGTVAVDLLGGRLVATRGDAGWTLAGPAVLVASGETTLG; encoded by the coding sequence GTGCAGTTCACCAAGGGCCACGGCGCCGGCAACGACTTCGTCATCCTCGAGGACCCGGACGGGCGTCTCGCGCTGACCCCGGAGCTGGTCGCCGCGCTCTGCGACCGGCACCGCGGGATCGGCGGCGACGGCGTGCTGCGGGTGATCCGCACCGCCAAGCACCCGGACGCGGTCGGCCGGGCCGCGGACGCCGAGTGGTTCATGGACTACTGGAACGCGGACGGCTCGATCGCGGAGATGTGCGGCAACGGCGTGCGCGTCTTCGCCCGCTACCTGGCCGGGTCGGGCCTGGCCGGGACCGGGTCCTTCCCGATCCTCACCCGGGCCGGCCTGGTCCGGGCCGTGATCGACGGCGACACCATCGCGGTCGACATGCCCACGCCGCGGCTGGGCGCCGCCGGCACCGCCACGATCGCCCAGCTCACGCTGCCCGGCACCGCGGTCGACGTCGGCAACCCGCACCTGGTCAGCGTGCTCCCGGACAGCATCGACCTGGACTCGCTGGACCTCACGCGGGCGCCGGTCGTCGACCCGGCGCTGTTCCCGGCCGGCGTCAACGTCGAGTTCGTGACGCCGCTGCCGCCGCTCGACGGGTTCGACCGGCACGTCCGCATGCGCGTCCACGAGCGCGGCTCCGGCGAGACGCTGGCCTGCGGCTCCGGCGCGCTGGCGGTCGCGGCGGTCGTGCTGCACGACGCCGGTCTCGCCGTCGGTACGGTCGCGGTCGACCTGCTCGGCGGCCGTCTGGTCGCCACCCGCGGGGACGCCGGCTGGACGCTGGCCGGCCCGGCGGTGCTGGTCGCGTCCGGCGAGACGACGCTGGGGTGA